The genomic segment AATTACCGCAGTATCACCGATAATGCACTGAATGGTATATATCAGACAACCAAAGATGGAAAATTTCTGATGGCCAACCCTGCTTTTTTCAGTATGCTGGGCTATGCATCGTTTGAAGAGATGGCAGCATCGATTACCGACATAACACATGAGTTCTATGTGAATCCTGAAGACCGTCAATATGTTAAGCGGATTCTCGAAAAAGAAGACACAATAAGAAAATTTGAAACACAGTTTTATAAAAAAGACAGAAGCAAAATGTGGGTTTCTATAAATATGCGAAATGTCCGTGATGCTGACGGAACATTTCTCTATTATGAAGGCATTGACGAGGATATCACCTTCCGCAAACAAGCCGAAGAAGATCTCAAACAGACCACGGAGAAGCTGAGAAAATCCTTAGCCGGCACCATTCAGGCCATGTCACTCACCGTTGAGACAAGAGACCCCTATACCGCAGGTCACCAAAGGAAGGTATCAAGCCTTGCAAGAACAATCGCCCAGGAGATGGGACTCTCAAAGGATGCCGTCGAAAATATCCGTATGGCAGGCATCATCCATGATATCGGAAAAATATCAGTCCCTGCCGAGATACTGGTAAAACCCGGCAAAATATCTGATATAGAAATGAGTCTCATCAAAGTCCACCCTCAATCAGGTTATGACATACTAAAAGATGTGGAGTTACCATACCCGATAGCCGAAATAGTCCTCCAGCACCATGAGAGATTAGATGGCTCAGGCTATCCACAGGGTTTAAAAGGTGACCAGATCCTCCTCGAAGCTAAGATTGTCTCTGTGGCTGATGTGGTTGAAGCCATAGCCTCCCACCGTCCTTACAGACCTGCAAAAGGAATAGAAGCAGCATTTGAAGAGATAGAGCGGAACAAGGGCACACTGTATGATGCAGAGACGGTGGAGGTGTGCCTTAAATTGTTTCGGGAGAAGGGGTTTAGTTTTGAACCAACGGAATCATAATTTGCTTTGTTTCTACCGTAATAATTATTTTTCCAAATCAACTACCCCGCAGCAAAGCTGCGAGGTATGTAAATGAATTCATATTACCCTGAGAAACCTGGGTTTCTCAGACACTTCCTTGCGGAAACCCCGGAGCAAGCTCCGAGGAATACGAACGATTTAAGCAACTAACGTATTCTTATCCAAATCCCGTCAATCTCTCACCGAGAGACCTTTTTCACCGGTCAGGTCCCCCCGAAAAGAGGCATGCCGCCCCGTAGGGAAGCACCACCCGCGTAGCCGATTGTTACCTTGTCTCCATCGACTATGACCGGGACCTCCATCTTTCCCCCGGAGTAGGCGAGCATTTCCTTCAATTTCTCCGGGTCTTCATTCACGTTGATATAGATGGCCTTATCCCCGTAGGCTGCCCGAGCCTGGTTGCAGAAGGGTCAAGTATCCGTGCCATAAATAATGATTTTATCTGCCACGATGCAGTTCCTCCTTGTAGAGCAACATCATAGGGTATTTTATTACCCTTTGTTGTCGGTTTGATTATCAGCGAACTCCTTGTATTCCTTCAAAAGGAGATAGGCGTACTCTCTACGGGTAACCTCCGACGAAGGGATAAAGTTGTTGTGGGCTTCCAGCTTTTTTATGATCTCTTCGGCGGTCTTTTTATTCGCCTGCTTGCCTTCAGAGTAAAGTTCGGCCATTATCTCGTTCAAACCATTAACAGCAACCTGTGTACCATCAATAAATCTTAGCGTACGCCGACTAACTGCCGGCGCGTCGGGATCGCCTCATGTAATTCACCCTATCACTGGAAAAATAGACATATTCCGTCTCCTCCATTGTTTTTTTACTGCCCGTCTGGCAAGTTATACGCAGTCCCCGACAGGCTCTGTCATTAATATACCAACCATTCGACCGGATAACCAGCTACAATGGCGACGAAAAAGACGTTCGGTGCGAACGCCAGGACCAGTTTCTTTTTGAACATGGAACCAAGTATTATCATCTCAGGAATGCTCGCGCCGGCCCCTCCGTCCACCTCAAGGTTGACAGAGCAACATGACCCTTGATCCGTTTTCTGCACAGTTGTCTTCACTTCCCCGGCAATCACCAGGAAAAATTTGCCGGCAGTGATAAAATTATTCATTTCGAACATATGTTTTATTCCTCCTAAAATTTACTCTTTTCAGCAGGCGAAGCTCTTAGCATACAAAGTGTGCGGGCGCCAAACACCTGTCACGAGGATACCGTTGGTGGCGATCTAAATCCGGTAGATGTGCTCCCGCGTCATCGGTAGCGAATTATTTAGTCCGTTGGTAAAAAGTATCTGATAAAGCCTTATGTCTCCCCATCGGAAGGCCGCTGCGCTGCCGTTCAGAAACATACGCCACATACGGACAAATCCATCGTCGAACATTTCTTTTATCCTTTGCGCGTTCGCCTCGAACCGTTTCCCCCACTCATCGAGGGTTTTGGCGTAATGAAGGCGAAGGTTCTCGACATCAACCGGGACCAACCCCCGTTCGCCCATAGTGCGGATAACACGATCAAGTATGGGTATATAGGTCCCGGGAAAAATATATCTTGTTAGCCAGGGGTCATCCGCGGTGTCGCGCTCTTTACCGATGGTATGCAGAAGACCGATACCGCCCGGTTTCAACAGTTCCCTTGCCTTTTCCATAAATGTAGGGATAAAACCTTTTCCCACATGCTCAAACATGCCGATGGAGACGAACTTATCGAACGGGCCTTTCATGTTACGATAGTCTTCAAGTGAAATGGTAATGTCTTTTTCAAATCCCTCCCTGGCCGCTCTTGCTCTCGCATATTCGGCCTGATGACTGGAAAGGGTACATCCTAAGCCCCTTACCCCGTAATGACGAGCGGCATAGAGAAGCATACCGCCCCACCCGCACCCTATATCTACCAGCGTTTCACCTTCCTTAAGGTGAAGCTTCCTGCAGATATGCTCATACTTTTGCTGCTGTGCCTGTTCGAGGGTATCCTCGTCGCTTCTGAAATAGGCGCAGGAATAGGTCATGCTTTCGTCAAGGTAATACCTATAGAATTCGTTTCCCAGGTCGTAGTGGTGGGCAATGTTTCTTGGCGATCTCCTGATGGTATTGAGGGATTTGATATGTTGCAGAAAAATGGCCATCCTGGTGCTCAGGGAGAGTTTTATATCCTGAAAACGGGGGTCAACGCCGAGACGGACAAACTGCTGGAAATCGCCATCCACATCGATGTTACCGGCAACATATTCTTCCCCGAACCCGAGCTCACCCTTGTTGAAAAAGTGTCTTGCCGCTGTTTTGGTGTTGAATGTAAGCGTAAAAACGGGTATACCATTGCTATACCTTTCTTTTTTCCCGTCCCAAAAACATACTTCAAAGGGGATATTCGGCAGATTATTACTTAATGTCCCCAACAATTCGTTAAGCGTTTTCTTCATAAGTTGCTCCTCAAATAGCAGGATGAGGGATTGTCCCTAATGCTTACAACTATAATAGCAGACTCCCGTCTGTGTTTCTACCGCATAAGGGAAATATTTTCTCTTTATCCATAAGGAAAGATGAACAAGGTTGATCAGCACCGGCACCTCTACAAGGGGACCGATGACGGCGGCGAAGGCCTGACCGGAATTGATCCCGAAAACTGCAACAGCCACGGCAATGGCAAGCTCAAAATTGTTTGATGCGGCGGTAAAGGAGAGGGTGGCAGCCTGTCCGTAATGTGCTTTTGCCTTTACGCTCATGTAA from the Pseudomonadota bacterium genome contains:
- a CDS encoding HD domain-containing protein, which encodes NYRSITDNALNGIYQTTKDGKFLMANPAFFSMLGYASFEEMAASITDITHEFYVNPEDRQYVKRILEKEDTIRKFETQFYKKDRSKMWVSINMRNVRDADGTFLYYEGIDEDITFRKQAEEDLKQTTEKLRKSLAGTIQAMSLTVETRDPYTAGHQRKVSSLARTIAQEMGLSKDAVENIRMAGIIHDIGKISVPAEILVKPGKISDIEMSLIKVHPQSGYDILKDVELPYPIAEIVLQHHERLDGSGYPQGLKGDQILLEAKIVSVADVVEAIASHRPYRPAKGIEAAFEEIERNKGTLYDAETVEVCLKLFREKGFSFEPTES
- a CDS encoding UXX-star (seleno)protein family 1 — encoded protein: MADKIIIYGTDTUPFCNQARAAYGDKAIYINVNEDPEKLKEMLAYSGGKMEVPVIVDGDKVTIGYAGGASLRGGMPLFGGT
- a CDS encoding cyclopropane-fatty-acyl-phospholipid synthase — protein: MKKTLNELLGTLSNNLPNIPFEVCFWDGKKERYSNGIPVFTLTFNTKTAARHFFNKGELGFGEEYVAGNIDVDGDFQQFVRLGVDPRFQDIKLSLSTRMAIFLQHIKSLNTIRRSPRNIAHHYDLGNEFYRYYLDESMTYSCAYFRSDEDTLEQAQQQKYEHICRKLHLKEGETLVDIGCGWGGMLLYAARHYGVRGLGCTLSSHQAEYARARAAREGFEKDITISLEDYRNMKGPFDKFVSIGMFEHVGKGFIPTFMEKARELLKPGGIGLLHTIGKERDTADDPWLTRYIFPGTYIPILDRVIRTMGERGLVPVDVENLRLHYAKTLDEWGKRFEANAQRIKEMFDDGFVRMWRMFLNGSAAAFRWGDIRLYQILFTNGLNNSLPMTREHIYRI